The following proteins are encoded in a genomic region of Streptomyces gobiensis:
- a CDS encoding ABC transporter substrate-binding protein, producing MRNRATWPALPLSAALAAALLSGCGNGDGNAGKGESIVMGMTDKVLSIDPASGYDPGSWLVFNNVFQSLLNFPKGGGQPQPEAAEKCGFRDSDSKVYACTLKSGLKFSNGHSLTSKDVKHSFDRTLTINDDDGPAVMLQTIDEIKTPDEKTVVFHLNTSDATFPQKIASGAGSIVDHREYPADKLRTDNEAIGSGVYTLDSFGDKEAVFSVNPGYKGRAKVQNSGMRMKFFSDPSTLKKAVKNRDVDLAYRGLATEDIAELEASTTSAKQGVKVVEGGSAEVHHLVFNHDHPVTGKAGVRQAIAYLIDRSTLVRDVYKRTAEPLYSIVPSGITGHNTAFFDRYGERPQPKKAAAALHAENITGKVKLTLWSTPVRYGPGTDQEVAAIAEQLNASGLFDVDVKSTELKQYDKDIADGKYGAYVKGWVPDYPDADNFTDPFFGEDNVLHNNYKPGRITQELLPRTAAASNRAATVEDFGTVQDIVAKDLPVLPIWQGKQYAVARENIAGLEWTLDASTVFRFWEISKGAES from the coding sequence GTGAGGAATCGGGCCACATGGCCGGCGCTCCCCCTCAGCGCGGCCCTGGCGGCCGCACTGCTGAGCGGCTGTGGAAACGGCGATGGAAACGCCGGCAAGGGCGAGTCAATCGTCATGGGGATGACGGACAAGGTGCTGTCCATCGACCCCGCGTCCGGATATGACCCCGGATCATGGCTGGTCTTCAACAATGTCTTCCAGTCCCTGCTCAACTTCCCCAAGGGCGGCGGCCAGCCGCAGCCCGAGGCAGCCGAGAAGTGCGGCTTCCGCGACAGCGACAGCAAGGTCTACGCCTGCACCCTCAAGAGCGGACTGAAGTTCAGCAACGGTCACTCCCTCACGTCCAAGGACGTCAAGCACTCCTTCGACCGCACCCTCACGATCAATGACGATGACGGTCCGGCCGTCATGCTGCAGACCATCGACGAGATCAAGACACCGGACGAGAAGACCGTCGTCTTCCACCTCAACACCTCGGACGCCACCTTCCCCCAGAAGATCGCCTCCGGCGCCGGATCCATCGTCGACCACCGCGAATACCCGGCCGACAAGCTCCGCACGGACAACGAGGCCATCGGATCCGGTGTCTACACCCTCGACAGCTTCGGAGACAAAGAAGCCGTCTTCTCCGTCAACCCGGGATACAAAGGCCGCGCCAAGGTCCAGAACTCCGGAATGCGGATGAAATTCTTCAGCGACCCCTCAACGCTGAAGAAGGCCGTCAAAAACCGGGACGTCGATCTCGCCTACCGCGGTCTGGCCACCGAGGACATCGCTGAGCTCGAAGCTTCCACCACCAGCGCCAAGCAGGGCGTCAAGGTCGTCGAGGGCGGCAGCGCCGAAGTCCACCACCTGGTCTTCAACCACGACCACCCGGTGACCGGCAAGGCGGGTGTCCGGCAGGCCATCGCCTACCTGATCGACCGCTCCACCCTCGTACGCGATGTGTACAAGCGCACCGCCGAACCGCTGTACTCGATCGTCCCCTCCGGGATCACCGGTCACAACACCGCCTTCTTCGACCGCTACGGCGAACGCCCGCAGCCCAAGAAGGCCGCCGCCGCCCTGCACGCCGAAAACATCACCGGCAAGGTGAAGCTCACCCTGTGGTCCACCCCCGTGCGCTACGGCCCCGGCACCGACCAGGAGGTCGCAGCGATCGCCGAACAGCTCAACGCGAGCGGCCTCTTCGATGTCGACGTCAAGAGCACCGAACTCAAGCAGTACGACAAGGACATCGCTGACGGCAAGTACGGCGCCTACGTCAAGGGCTGGGTCCCCGACTACCCCGACGCGGACAACTTCACCGATCCGTTCTTCGGCGAGGACAACGTCCTGCACAACAACTACAAGCCCGGCCGGATCACCCAGGAGCTCCTGCCGCGCACCGCGGCCGCCAGCAACCGGGCCGCCACCGTCGAGGACTTCGGCACGGTGCAGGACATCGTCGCCAAGGACCTGCCGGTCCTGCCCATCTGGCAAGGCAAGCAGTACGCCGTCGCCCGCGAGAACATCGCCGGTCTGGAGTGGACCCTCGATGCCTCGACCGTCTTCCGCTTCTGGGAGATCAGCAAGGGCGCGGAAAGCTGA
- a CDS encoding site-2 protease family protein, translating into MGDTDNGGKPQPQTRSQGPGDDRPDGAEGADSADISDNTGSRHTDTRDGRKQRPRATGGGILMGRPFGVPVYVAPSWFLVAALITWVFGSQLDRVLPGLGTARYFIALFFAVAFYASVFVHELAHTVAALRFKLPVRRIQLQFFGGVSEIEKESETPGREFVLAFVGPLLSLALAGLFYVGMYVVEPRSVPGVLLAGLMISNLIVAVFNLLPGLPLDGGRMLRAVIWKLSGNPMTGTIAAAWTGRGLAVTVLIGLPLATHASGLSRGESVGGLNSLTDALLAAILAAIIWTGAGNSLRMARLRARLPELRARVLTRRAIPVTSDTPLSEALRRANEAGARALVIVDGQGAPTGVVRESGIVSVPEHRRPWVAVSSLAQDLTDGMRVSAELAGEELIDHLRITPATEYLVVEDTGEIYGVLSTGDVERAFVAAMAKSST; encoded by the coding sequence GTGGGAGACACGGACAACGGCGGGAAGCCGCAGCCGCAGACCCGGAGCCAAGGCCCCGGGGACGACAGACCTGACGGCGCTGAGGGCGCTGACAGCGCTGATATCTCTGACAACACTGGCAGCCGCCACACGGACACCAGGGACGGCAGAAAGCAGCGCCCGCGGGCGACCGGCGGCGGCATCCTCATGGGTCGCCCCTTCGGAGTGCCCGTCTACGTCGCTCCCAGCTGGTTCCTCGTCGCCGCCCTCATCACCTGGGTCTTCGGCTCCCAACTCGACCGCGTCCTGCCCGGCCTCGGCACCGCCCGCTACTTCATCGCACTCTTCTTCGCAGTGGCCTTCTACGCCTCCGTATTCGTCCATGAACTGGCCCATACGGTCGCGGCCCTCCGCTTCAAGCTCCCGGTGCGCCGCATCCAGCTCCAGTTCTTCGGCGGCGTATCCGAGATCGAAAAGGAGTCTGAGACCCCCGGCCGGGAATTCGTCCTCGCCTTCGTCGGCCCGCTGCTCTCCCTCGCCCTCGCCGGACTCTTCTACGTCGGCATGTACGTAGTCGAGCCCCGCAGCGTCCCAGGCGTCCTGCTCGCCGGACTGATGATCTCCAACCTCATTGTCGCCGTCTTCAACCTCCTGCCCGGCCTCCCCCTGGACGGCGGCCGCATGCTCCGCGCCGTGATCTGGAAGCTCAGCGGCAACCCCATGACCGGCACCATCGCCGCCGCCTGGACCGGCCGCGGCCTCGCCGTCACCGTCCTCATCGGACTCCCACTGGCCACCCACGCCAGCGGCCTGTCCCGCGGCGAGAGCGTCGGCGGACTCAACTCACTGACCGACGCCCTGCTCGCCGCCATCCTCGCCGCGATCATCTGGACCGGCGCCGGAAACAGCCTCCGTATGGCCCGCCTCCGCGCCCGCCTCCCCGAGCTGCGCGCCCGAGTCCTCACCCGGCGCGCCATCCCCGTCACCTCCGACACCCCGCTCTCCGAGGCCCTGCGCCGCGCCAACGAAGCCGGCGCCCGCGCCCTCGTCATCGTGGACGGCCAAGGCGCCCCCACCGGCGTCGTCCGCGAATCCGGCATCGTCTCCGTCCCCGAGCACCGCCGCCCCTGGGTCGCCGTCAGCAGCCTCGCCCAGGACCTCACCGACGGCATGCGGGTCTCCGCCGAGCTCGCCGGCGAAGAGCTCATCGACCATCTCCGGATCACCCCCGCCACCGAATACCTGGTCGTCGAGGACACCGGCGAGATCTACGGAGTGCTCTCCACCGGCGACGTCGAGCGCGCCTTCGTCGCCGCCATGGCCAAATCCAGCACCTGA
- a CDS encoding RecB family exonuclease, translating into MGTSADRPAAPPKSLSPSRAADFMQCPLLYRFRVIDRLPEKPSAAATRGTVVHAVLERLFDAPAGDRSVPRARAMVAGEWERLLARRPELAELFAEGAADGEGVADGEGVADGAELARWLAEAEGLVERWFTLEDPTRLEPAERELFVEARLDSGLRLRGIIDRVDVAPTGDVRIVDYKTGKAPRPEFAGEALFQMKFYALVVWRLKGVVPRRLQLVYLGSGDVLTYDPQESDLLGVERKLLALWDAIQRATESGDWRPRPGKLCGWCDHQAHCPEFGGTPPPYPLVVQPRLPVDETQDARGGRAGDR; encoded by the coding sequence ATGGGAACCTCCGCTGACCGGCCGGCCGCGCCGCCCAAGTCGCTGTCCCCCTCGCGGGCGGCTGACTTTATGCAGTGTCCGTTGCTGTACCGCTTCCGGGTGATCGACCGGCTGCCGGAGAAACCAAGTGCGGCGGCGACCCGGGGCACGGTGGTGCATGCGGTGCTGGAGCGGCTTTTCGACGCTCCAGCGGGGGACCGGAGTGTGCCGCGGGCGCGGGCGATGGTGGCCGGGGAGTGGGAGCGGCTGCTGGCGAGGCGTCCGGAGCTGGCGGAGCTGTTCGCGGAGGGCGCCGCGGACGGGGAGGGCGTTGCGGACGGGGAGGGCGTTGCGGACGGCGCGGAGCTGGCGCGCTGGCTGGCGGAGGCGGAGGGGCTGGTCGAGCGGTGGTTCACGCTGGAGGATCCGACGCGGCTGGAGCCCGCGGAGCGTGAGCTGTTCGTGGAAGCGCGGCTGGATTCGGGGCTGCGGCTGCGCGGGATCATCGACCGGGTGGATGTCGCACCGACGGGTGATGTGCGGATTGTTGACTACAAGACAGGCAAGGCGCCGCGACCGGAGTTCGCCGGGGAGGCGCTGTTCCAGATGAAGTTCTATGCGCTGGTGGTGTGGCGGCTGAAGGGTGTGGTGCCGCGGCGGCTGCAGCTGGTCTATCTGGGCAGTGGTGATGTGCTGACGTATGACCCGCAGGAGTCGGATCTGCTGGGGGTGGAGCGGAAGCTGCTGGCTCTGTGGGACGCGATTCAGCGGGCCACCGAGTCGGGTGACTGGCGGCCGAGGCCGGGCAAGCTGTGCGGCTGGTGTGACCATCAGGCGCACTGTCCGGAGTTCGGTGGCACTCCCCCGCCGTATCCGCTCGTTGTTCAGCCGCGGTTGCCGGTGGATGAGACGCAGGACGCCCGGGGAGGCCGGGCGGGAGATCGTTGA
- a CDS encoding HAD family hydrolase codes for MTSSIPAVVTRMAEGSALQAVLLDMDGTLVDTEGFWWDAEVEAFAELGHVLAEEHREIVVGGPMSRSAAYLIQATGADITLPELSALLNAKFTERIEQGVPLMPGARRLLAELAAHQVPTALVSASHRGIIDRMLHSLGPENFALSISGDELERTKPHPEPYLTAASRLGVDPARCAAVEDTATGVTSAETAGCSVVAVPSVAPIKPAAGRAVVGSLEEVDLPFLRSLITIVH; via the coding sequence ATGACCAGTTCCATCCCCGCCGTTGTCACCCGTATGGCCGAAGGCTCCGCCTTGCAGGCCGTGCTGCTCGACATGGACGGCACTCTGGTCGACACCGAGGGCTTCTGGTGGGACGCTGAAGTCGAGGCGTTCGCGGAGCTCGGGCATGTTCTCGCTGAAGAACACCGGGAGATCGTCGTCGGCGGCCCGATGAGCCGCAGCGCCGCCTACCTGATTCAGGCCACCGGCGCCGACATCACTCTCCCAGAGCTCTCCGCCCTGCTGAACGCCAAGTTCACCGAGCGCATCGAGCAGGGCGTGCCGCTGATGCCCGGGGCCAGAAGGCTGCTGGCCGAGCTCGCGGCGCACCAGGTGCCCACCGCCCTGGTCTCCGCCTCGCACCGCGGCATCATCGACCGCATGCTGCACTCCCTGGGACCGGAGAACTTCGCCCTGTCCATTTCCGGCGATGAACTCGAACGTACGAAGCCACACCCGGAGCCCTACCTGACGGCGGCCAGCCGACTGGGAGTTGACCCCGCCCGGTGTGCCGCGGTGGAGGACACGGCGACCGGCGTGACTTCGGCGGAGACCGCTGGCTGCAGTGTGGTGGCGGTGCCGTCCGTGGCACCGATCAAGCCTGCCGCGGGGCGGGCGGTGGTCGGTTCCCTGGAGGAAGTCGACCTGCCATTTCTGCGCTCTCTGATCACCATCGTGCACTGA
- a CDS encoding response regulator: MAIRVLLVDDQPLLRTGFRMILEAEQDIAVVGEAGDGLQALDQVRALQPDVVLMDIRMPRMDGVEATRQITGPAKDGPAKVLVLTTFDLDEYVVEALRAGASGFLLKDAPAQELVQAIRVVAAGEAMLAPSITRRLLDKYAGKLPTGEDPVPDTLHTLTEREVEVLKLVARGLSNAEIAADLFVSETTVKTHVGHVLTKLGLRDRVQAAVYAYESGLVRPGTQ; the protein is encoded by the coding sequence GTGGCAATCCGCGTCCTGCTGGTCGATGACCAGCCGCTGCTGCGCACCGGTTTCCGGATGATTCTGGAGGCGGAGCAGGACATCGCCGTGGTGGGAGAGGCCGGGGACGGTCTTCAGGCCCTGGACCAGGTGCGGGCGCTGCAGCCCGATGTGGTGCTGATGGACATCCGGATGCCGCGCATGGACGGGGTGGAGGCGACCCGGCAGATCACCGGTCCGGCGAAGGACGGTCCGGCGAAGGTGCTGGTGCTGACGACCTTTGATCTGGATGAGTATGTGGTGGAGGCGCTGCGGGCGGGGGCGAGCGGCTTTCTGCTGAAGGACGCGCCCGCGCAGGAGCTGGTGCAGGCCATCCGGGTGGTCGCGGCGGGTGAGGCGATGCTCGCGCCGAGCATCACGCGTCGGCTGCTGGACAAGTACGCGGGGAAGCTGCCGACGGGTGAGGATCCGGTGCCGGACACGCTGCACACGCTGACCGAGCGCGAGGTGGAGGTGCTGAAGCTGGTGGCCCGGGGCCTGTCGAACGCGGAGATCGCGGCGGATCTGTTTGTGAGCGAGACAACGGTCAAGACCCATGTCGGGCATGTGCTGACCAAGCTGGGGCTCCGCGACCGGGTGCAGGCCGCGGTCTACGCGTATGAGAGTGGGCTGGTCCGTCCCGGGACGCAGTGA